A region of Fibrobacter succinogenes subsp. succinogenes S85 DNA encodes the following proteins:
- a CDS encoding type II secretion system protein: MEKKGFSLIELMVAVVIMGVLAAIAVPKLFGLFDKAKASEISLAAGTYTKLLETYVSEHGKGGSWHDIGYKSPAGNSRGIAGSTNFLYDATEGIYNWAAESTVNLNDCTTGNKWFINYSLEGGSQHVFFWASNTDVTKCSDALTPNFKRLSNTTTPITTPGGKE; this comes from the coding sequence ATGGAGAAAAAAGGGTTTTCCCTTATCGAATTAATGGTCGCAGTCGTCATCATGGGCGTCCTTGCAGCCATCGCCGTACCGAAACTTTTCGGTCTTTTCGACAAAGCCAAAGCTTCCGAAATCAGCCTTGCCGCAGGCACCTACACCAAGTTACTAGAGACATACGTTTCAGAACACGGCAAGGGGGGCAGTTGGCACGACATCGGTTACAAGTCTCCCGCAGGTAACAGCCGAGGAATTGCGGGCTCCACAAATTTCCTTTACGACGCCACGGAAGGCATTTACAACTGGGCCGCAGAATCTACCGTGAACCTGAACGACTGCACGACTGGCAACAAATGGTTCATCAACTACTCGCTCGAAGGTGGCTCCCAACACGTCTTTTTCTGGGCCTCCAACACCGACGTCACCAAATGCAGTGACGCATTGACTCCGAATTTTAAACGACTGAGCAACACGACTACGCCCATCACAACACCCGGCGGAAAAGAATAA
- a CDS encoding LolA family protein — MKFSPRFFVFLSLALVQGVFALTAEQVLDKSKAWFKSGKAWSLSFRAQVYQADSPDIRTQSGSLVVAEGDKFKLDLSGIKFYSDGESLWQWNVDQKQVLIKAVEDLSSSLHPSELLFKYLNCKALGMSEGEFAGKKLWVLKLDPAKYAGQFTKMEVWLSQKDFSPVRLFTEDPAGNATWYGIIDMKVVKKVSNDDFKYKSVAGVDEIDMR; from the coding sequence ATGAAATTCTCCCCCCGTTTTTTTGTTTTTTTATCGCTTGCGTTAGTGCAAGGTGTTTTTGCGTTGACGGCAGAACAGGTATTGGACAAATCCAAGGCGTGGTTTAAGTCGGGTAAAGCGTGGAGTCTCAGTTTTAGGGCTCAGGTGTATCAGGCGGATTCTCCGGATATCCGTACTCAGTCGGGGAGCCTCGTTGTTGCCGAAGGGGACAAATTCAAGCTTGACCTTTCGGGGATTAAATTTTATAGCGATGGCGAGAGCCTTTGGCAGTGGAATGTGGACCAGAAGCAGGTGCTCATCAAGGCGGTGGAAGACTTGTCAAGTTCGCTCCACCCTTCGGAACTTTTGTTCAAGTATTTGAATTGCAAGGCGCTTGGAATGAGCGAAGGCGAATTTGCCGGGAAAAAGCTCTGGGTGCTGAAACTCGACCCTGCGAAGTATGCCGGGCAGTTTACCAAGATGGAAGTTTGGCTTTCGCAGAAAGACTTCTCGCCGGTGCGCCTGTTTACGGAAGACCCTGCGGGGAACGCAACCTGGTATGGCATTATTGACATGAAGGTTGTCAAGAAGGTTTCTAACGATGATTTCAAGTACAAGTCCGTCGCGGGCGTTGACGAAATCGATATGAGGTAA
- a CDS encoding glycoside hydrolase family 3 N-terminal domain-containing protein produces the protein MNLSKIGIFAFATLAAISAAQAGISGSIVDESGAPIHNAAVTVRTLPKLIANARTLTNDKGAFSLNNAKKGQSIVVRKAGFLPETLSVIPGKKNYGNITLKRDPIENRIDSIMAKMTLDDMIAQMTQAKAPAVKCGNSICGSALEGGGAYTADFYTNAWKQKIPVIYGKDNVHGVADVNNATIFPHNIGLGATRDSALVRKIGQAVAEEMWAAHIDLNFAPAITVPQDERWGRVYEGFGETTELAVDLGAAFVRGQQGDNNDAEWRVITTLKHFIGDGATDNGYDRGNATMTDKVLRQKYLPPYEAGVEQGALSVMASFNQVNGIHQHVDSAKITGILKTELAFDGYVIADWEGIESSTTPGAAGDYSPGLVTGISSKDAIKNAINAGLDMAMVPQSAEAFVRSMKELVASGAISEERVKDACRRILRAKIRAGRIDNPSGPAAYVGVTKNIGSAEHRQLAREAVQKSLVILKNKKVLPLKTTDKIFVTGSHANNTGLQCGAWTQGWQGTMENVPGATSIQAGFDEVANGARVATAEEAKTIVYVIGEVPYAEWFGDYRGDDFNNKIITKKARTDMSFNSTDNDIAQIKEWQKAGHKVAVVLITGRPLPITSLINVADAFVVAWLPGSEGAGVADVLFGKVKPTGKLPHTWPKDAKQIPINVGDGKKGLYPYGFGLTY, from the coding sequence ATGAATCTTTCAAAAATCGGCATTTTTGCATTTGCAACTCTCGCCGCTATCTCCGCAGCACAGGCTGGAATTAGCGGTTCTATCGTTGATGAATCCGGCGCTCCCATCCACAACGCGGCTGTCACCGTTAGAACTCTTCCGAAGCTCATCGCCAACGCGCGAACACTCACAAACGACAAGGGTGCATTCAGCTTGAATAATGCCAAGAAAGGCCAAAGCATCGTCGTACGCAAAGCGGGATTTTTACCCGAAACACTCAGCGTCATTCCCGGCAAAAAGAACTACGGCAACATCACGCTAAAGCGCGACCCGATTGAAAACCGCATCGACAGCATCATGGCAAAAATGACACTTGACGACATGATTGCACAAATGACGCAAGCCAAAGCTCCGGCCGTAAAATGCGGCAACAGCATCTGCGGATCCGCACTCGAAGGCGGCGGTGCATATACGGCAGACTTTTATACCAACGCCTGGAAACAAAAAATACCTGTCATCTACGGCAAGGACAACGTCCACGGCGTCGCCGACGTGAATAACGCAACAATCTTCCCGCATAACATCGGGCTCGGCGCCACGCGAGATTCCGCACTCGTTCGTAAAATCGGACAGGCCGTCGCCGAAGAAATGTGGGCCGCGCATATTGACTTGAACTTCGCCCCCGCCATCACTGTTCCGCAAGATGAACGCTGGGGCCGTGTGTACGAAGGATTTGGCGAAACAACGGAACTCGCCGTTGACCTCGGAGCCGCATTTGTACGCGGCCAGCAGGGAGACAACAATGATGCCGAATGGCGCGTCATCACCACGCTCAAGCACTTCATTGGCGACGGTGCCACAGATAACGGTTACGACCGCGGGAACGCCACGATGACAGACAAAGTCCTCCGCCAAAAGTATTTACCGCCTTACGAAGCAGGCGTTGAACAAGGCGCCCTCAGCGTCATGGCAAGTTTTAACCAGGTGAACGGCATCCACCAGCACGTGGACTCCGCAAAAATCACGGGCATTCTCAAGACCGAACTTGCATTTGACGGTTACGTCATCGCCGACTGGGAAGGCATCGAAAGCTCTACAACGCCAGGCGCCGCAGGCGATTACTCGCCCGGACTCGTCACCGGAATTTCTTCGAAGGACGCCATCAAGAACGCCATCAACGCAGGCCTCGACATGGCAATGGTTCCGCAATCAGCAGAAGCATTTGTCCGCAGCATGAAGGAGCTCGTTGCATCGGGTGCGATTAGCGAAGAACGCGTCAAGGACGCTTGCCGCAGAATCTTACGTGCGAAAATCCGCGCGGGCAGGATTGACAATCCAAGCGGCCCAGCCGCTTACGTTGGCGTCACAAAGAACATCGGCAGTGCAGAGCACCGCCAACTCGCCCGCGAAGCTGTGCAAAAGAGCCTCGTCATTTTGAAAAACAAGAAAGTACTCCCGCTCAAGACTACAGACAAGATTTTTGTCACCGGCAGCCACGCCAACAACACCGGCTTACAATGCGGCGCATGGACACAAGGCTGGCAAGGCACCATGGAAAACGTCCCCGGCGCAACATCTATCCAGGCAGGCTTTGACGAAGTCGCAAATGGCGCACGCGTCGCCACCGCCGAAGAAGCAAAGACAATCGTCTATGTTATCGGCGAAGTTCCGTACGCCGAGTGGTTCGGCGACTACCGCGGCGACGATTTCAACAACAAAATCATCACCAAGAAAGCCAGAACCGACATGTCGTTCAACAGCACCGACAACGACATCGCACAAATTAAAGAATGGCAAAAAGCAGGCCATAAAGTGGCCGTCGTGCTCATCACCGGCCGCCCGCTCCCCATCACCTCGCTCATCAACGTAGCCGACGCATTCGTCGTCGCATGGCTCCCCGGAAGCGAAGGAGCTGGCGTTGCGGATGTACTCTTTGGCAAAGTCAAGCCCACGGGCAAACTCCCGCACACTTGGCCCAAAGACGCCAAGCAAATCCCGATCAACGTTGGCGATGGGAAAAAGGGACTCTACCCGTACGGATTCGGGTTGACATACTAA
- a CDS encoding glycogen synthase — translation MNILVVTPEAGNWKVPSPLATAVNCMTQAFANAGSQVITCSPFYKDHIVDPDKYHCVFKGVEALQDKPFEVWRSDDDPLHTYIYNEEYFGRPYVYGPPHSLPYSDNHLRFAMFASAVLTYCAQSDFKFQAILGHEWGGALVGALCHTVYQETFHNIPFFFNVHNITYDFHVQPSEIEKIGLPRKDFNMDGYEFWGKVSLLKAGILYANKVLFPSSGYRDAMLNTNLPGGLSGFLNRNSEKLLGIQFGVNYKFWDFNDEAKRPIKEAKRTAKASLGRQFGMDLTNKLIIYSHMDMDSGNASETLATILSDIAKENALIIVGIPPEHPEWNYYQEVSHQYGNFIRILQFDSEEANNREKLRDTLAASDLLFAANLQEPSASIILKAMAAGTLPLTGRNVGIASMLTDYTLETAGEANAFLVDDANAPHQMLRRIKDAITVYNTEVADWDKCVVNAYSGFHYEWAKTISKYLLILGELGL, via the coding sequence ATGAATATACTCGTCGTAACTCCAGAAGCGGGGAACTGGAAGGTACCGAGCCCCCTTGCAACTGCAGTAAACTGCATGACACAGGCATTTGCCAATGCCGGGTCCCAGGTTATTACCTGTTCGCCGTTCTACAAAGACCATATTGTAGACCCCGACAAGTATCATTGCGTTTTCAAGGGCGTCGAAGCGCTACAGGACAAGCCGTTTGAGGTCTGGCGTTCTGACGACGATCCACTCCACACTTATATATACAACGAGGAATATTTCGGCAGACCCTACGTTTACGGGCCACCGCACTCGCTGCCTTACAGCGACAACCACCTGAGATTCGCCATGTTCGCATCCGCCGTACTCACGTACTGCGCCCAAAGCGACTTCAAGTTCCAGGCAATTCTCGGACACGAATGGGGCGGAGCACTCGTCGGCGCTCTTTGCCACACGGTCTACCAGGAAACATTCCACAACATCCCGTTCTTCTTCAACGTCCATAACATCACCTACGACTTCCACGTGCAGCCGAGCGAAATTGAAAAGATTGGCCTCCCACGCAAGGACTTCAACATGGACGGCTACGAGTTCTGGGGCAAGGTCAGCCTCCTCAAGGCGGGCATCCTGTATGCAAACAAGGTACTGTTCCCGTCTTCGGGCTATCGCGACGCCATGCTCAACACGAACCTCCCCGGCGGCCTCAGCGGATTTTTGAACCGCAACAGCGAAAAGCTCCTCGGCATCCAGTTCGGCGTGAACTACAAGTTCTGGGACTTCAACGACGAAGCAAAGCGCCCCATCAAGGAAGCGAAACGCACCGCAAAGGCGAGCCTCGGCCGCCAGTTCGGCATGGATCTCACGAACAAGCTGATTATCTACAGCCACATGGACATGGATTCGGGCAACGCCTCCGAAACGCTCGCCACAATCCTTTCGGATATCGCGAAGGAAAACGCCCTCATCATCGTGGGCATCCCGCCGGAACACCCCGAGTGGAACTACTACCAGGAAGTTTCTCACCAGTACGGCAACTTCATCCGCATCCTCCAGTTCGATTCCGAAGAAGCGAACAACAGAGAAAAATTGCGCGATACACTCGCCGCATCAGACCTTTTGTTTGCAGCCAACCTGCAAGAGCCGTCCGCCTCGATTATCCTCAAGGCCATGGCCGCAGGCACGCTCCCACTCACGGGCCGTAACGTAGGCATCGCCAGCATGCTCACCGACTACACGCTCGAGACCGCAGGCGAAGCAAATGCGTTCCTCGTCGACGATGCCAACGCCCCGCACCAGATGCTGCGCCGTATCAAGGACGCGATCACTGTGTACAACACGGAAGTCGCCGATTGGGACAAATGTGTCGTGAATGCGTACAGCGGATTCCACTACGAATGGGCGAAGACAATTTCAAAATATTTACTAATTTTGGGTGAACTGGGGCTTTAG
- the recF gene encoding DNA replication/repair protein RecF (All proteins in this family for which functions are known are DNA-binding proteins that assist the filamentation of RecA onto DNA for the initiation of recombination or recombinational repair.), with translation MISKVFISKMRSLESMDCNFEPGINVICGPNGCGKTTILESIYLLAQGFSFRSHELRELITWKQNELILRGEFYDEGRERMRALRVFSRGSEVRENGETLKSPAAFFGTCPAVIMQPSDIELLRGGPDVRRRWLDEILCFRSSANSLALRNYRRVLQQRNKWLKEFKQKGFAVGGEDLFRVLTLQLIDLGAKVWAARLALSKEVSEIITRYYRKLSGGVDEITCAYKSSILKTLDALDAADPLSDEMMDEIPSGATGAAEGVVEIARGECAECSADGSGNVAGSAADGSDVVSEEMLRNAFARKLADLEFVERLQGMTMAGPHRDDLALCASGYEMRSVGSQGQCRSAAVAMRFAAVDVASRYLTKPILLLDDIFAELDVNRRDAVASLIREKECQVVIATPQAEDLPFKADSMIELKI, from the coding sequence TTGATTTCCAAAGTGTTCATTTCGAAGATGCGCAGTCTAGAATCTATGGACTGCAACTTCGAGCCTGGCATCAATGTGATTTGCGGACCGAATGGCTGCGGCAAGACGACGATTTTGGAGTCGATTTACTTGCTTGCGCAGGGGTTCTCGTTTCGGTCGCATGAATTGCGTGAACTGATTACGTGGAAACAGAACGAACTGATTCTGCGCGGTGAATTCTATGACGAGGGGCGCGAGCGGATGCGAGCGCTTCGCGTGTTTTCTCGCGGGAGCGAGGTTCGTGAAAACGGTGAAACTCTTAAGTCTCCGGCTGCGTTTTTCGGGACGTGTCCGGCGGTGATTATGCAGCCTTCGGACATTGAGCTTTTGCGTGGCGGGCCTGATGTGCGCAGGCGTTGGCTCGATGAAATACTCTGTTTTCGTTCGTCCGCAAATTCTTTAGCGTTGCGCAACTATAGGCGTGTGTTGCAACAGCGTAACAAGTGGCTCAAGGAATTTAAGCAGAAGGGCTTTGCTGTTGGTGGTGAAGACTTGTTCCGCGTTTTAACGCTGCAGTTAATAGACCTTGGCGCAAAAGTTTGGGCTGCACGACTGGCGCTTTCGAAAGAAGTCTCGGAAATTATTACGCGGTACTATCGCAAGCTTTCGGGCGGGGTGGATGAAATCACTTGTGCTTACAAAAGCTCGATTCTCAAGACGCTGGATGCGCTCGATGCGGCGGACCCGCTATCCGATGAGATGATGGATGAAATTCCATCGGGCGCGACGGGTGCTGCTGAAGGTGTTGTTGAAATTGCTCGCGGGGAGTGCGCGGAATGTTCTGCGGACGGTTCCGGGAATGTCGCTGGGAGCGCGGCGGACGGCTCGGATGTCGTGAGCGAGGAAATGCTGCGGAATGCGTTTGCGCGAAAGCTTGCGGATTTGGAATTCGTGGAACGCTTGCAGGGAATGACAATGGCGGGGCCGCACCGAGATGACTTGGCTCTGTGTGCTTCGGGCTACGAGATGCGTTCTGTCGGGTCGCAAGGGCAATGCCGCTCGGCGGCGGTCGCGATGCGCTTTGCGGCGGTCGATGTGGCGTCGCGCTACCTGACAAAGCCGATTCTTTTGCTGGATGATATTTTCGCCGAGCTTGATGTGAACCGCCGTGATGCGGTCGCTTCGCTCATTCGCGAAAAGGAATGCCAGGTCGTGATAGCAACGCCGCAGGCGGAAGATCTGCCGTTTAAAGCGGACTCAATGATTGAATTGAAGA